The window ATTGCCAAGATGTTCAACTTCATAGAGTCTCACACAGATGTTACGCCTCTGGCGCATCTCTACAGGTATGCGCCTGCCTCGCTGGTAAACGTGACCGCTGTCGCTTCCGTCTTGGTCGTACTGGttggtgcagctgctgctgtcagCCAAAAGGTCCGCGATGCGCTGGTCTTCAGCTACACTTGCTTTCTTCAGCCACTCGGAAAGACAGCCAATCAGGCCGAGCGCCTCGACAAGTTCTACCAGAACCAAGCCAACGGTAAGTCGCGAAGCGCGAAGGCGAAGTCAGCTTGACAGAAGAAACTCGGGTTCAGCGAGCTGACTTGCACTCACTTCTGATCTGACGGTTGCTGCAGTCTACGACTCGACGCGCTCGGGCCTTCTTAAGGGCCGCACCACGATGCTCAAGCTGTGTGCTGCGCAGCTACGCGATATGCAGGCTTCGAACCCGGGCAAGCCGCTCGTCTGGGTCGACATCGGTGGCGGCACCGGCTGGAACATCGAGCAGATGAACCAATTCTTCCCGATCGACCAGCTATCTCAGGTGTACTTGATCGACCTCTGCGAGCCTCTGCTCCAAGTGGCTCGCAAGCGATTCGCCGCTAAGGGCTTCAAGAACGTGCAGGTGCTCTGCCAAGATGCTAGTCAATTCAACATGCCTGGTCTTGCGGCTGGACAAAAGGTGGACCTGTTCACGTGCAGCtactcgatctcgatgatTCCTCCGTTCTACGCTGTGCTCGACCGTATCAACGACTTGCTCGACCCTGTCACTGGTGTGTTTGGTGTTGTCGACTTCTACGTTTCTGGTAGCAGTGGCCCATTGGCCAAAAGTCCTATGATCGGCGGTGACACGCGACGCCAGTGTGGCTGGCTCAGCCGATGGTTCTGGAGCATGTGGTTCTCGTTTGACCACATCGAGTTGCACCCAGCTCGGCGTGACTACCTGGAACACAAGTTTGGCACCATCAAGTGCTACAATGGGCGCAACAACTTTATCATTCCTTTCATTGTTCGTATCCCCTACTATATCTGGCTCGGCGTCTCGCGCGAGCGTGACACGACCAAGGCGATTCAGGCTTTCGAAGTGGAATCGGGCAACCGAGTGGTTGTGCCGCCTTCGTTTCCTGAGCTCGCGTACATGCACAACGGCGAGGCGCACACCACACATTCCATTTCTGCagccactgccactgccactgccactgcgACCGGCATCGACGCAGACGAAGATGCCAGCAGCCGTTTCGAGCCCGCTCGTAGGCTGCTGCGACGACGCGTTTCGGAAGCGACCACGGAAAGCGACGCCGACTCGGACCGACCGCTCAAGCTAGAGCTGGGCCCACACTTCCCACTGAGCTCTTTCCACTACC of the Mycosarcoma maydis chromosome 2, whole genome shotgun sequence genome contains:
- a CDS encoding uncharacterized protein (related to Betaine lipid synthase); protein product: MFNFIESHTDVTPLAHLYRYAPASLVNVTAVASVLVVLVGAAAAVSQKVRDALVFSYTCFLQPLGKTANQAERLDKFYQNQANVYDSTRSGLLKGRTTMLKLCAAQLRDMQASNPGKPLVWVDIGGGTGWNIEQMNQFFPIDQLSQVYLIDLCEPLLQVARKRFAAKGFKNVQVLCQDASQFNMPGLAAGQKVDLFTCSYSISMIPPFYAVLDRINDLLDPVTGVFGVVDFYVSGSSGPLAKSPMIGGDTRRQCGWLSRWFWSMWFSFDHIELHPARRDYLEHKFGTIKCYNGRNNFIIPFIVRIPYYIWLGVSRERDTTKAIQAFEVESGNRVVVPPSFPELAYMHNGEAHTTHSISAATATATATATGIDADEDASSRFEPARRLLRRRVSEATTESDADSDRPLKLELGPHFPLSSFHYQKRQWRLPFVDNEFSDMFRTWIYGFTWEDPYVDMQHLDLGKDDSILCITSAGDNALHYAVAGKPRRIHAVDMNPCQGHLLELKLACIASLSYDEMWQMFGEGRIDNFRELLDSKISPYLSSHAYQFWRLNTRAFDKAFYFRGYSGHALRLAKFAFSVTGVRRWVEKMCTANSVEEQQEVWDKKLRSTLINKPLIRLFLSNPAFLWNALGVPMNQYQIFLNEGVSAEQFAIDTLDSIPSRSLIKNDNYHYQLCLLHKYTKQSCPLYLKPDGFAALKKQALQDGLDSFRLHTDSIVNVLRGFEDGALTRAITMDHMDWFDPVPASRPAPTIKQARRDSDKSVSDLDREICELSRVIRKGGAVFYRSAAKKPWYNHRFEKMGFSVQPVHIRETAKPIDNVNMYASFYKATRL